TTTTCCTGTGGCTATGGTTCAAAGATTTGCCGATCACCACCGAACTGTTGTATCAGCGCCTGAAAGCGCGCGGCGTGCTGATGGTTCCCGGAGACTACTTCTTCCCAGGACTGGATAAACCCTGGCCGCATACCCATCAATGCATGCGGATGAACTACGTGCCGGAACCGGAGAAAATCGAAGCTGGGGTGAAGATTCTGGCGGAAGAGATCGAACGCGCCTGGAGCGAAGGGAGCAACTGATTTTTGTCGCCCGATACCGTTTTGTATCGGGCGCTAGCATCACGAGCTGTGCGATATCAGTTCGAAAATATTATCCGGGGTAAACACTCCCCGCGGATGATAAATGCGCCAGTCACTGAGCAGTGTGAAAGGTAACGTATATTGCTCGCCTTCCTGCATATGATGCACATAATACGGCTGGTTGGTTAATACGCCTGTCAGTTGTTCATCCGCGATGTTCTGCAACATAAACCACATATGTTCACGCTTGTCGTCATCGCCATAGGGAACACCGATTTTGACAAGGGGCGCTGATATTTCATTCTGCTGCGTCTCAAAAATATGCTGGAAATAAGGCCAGCGCATTTGCGCTTTTTGCGCATCGCTATCCGACAATGCGATACTTTTCATGAACATCACCTGATCGCCGCCCAACCCACCGTCAATCACGCTTCCAATGCCGCCACGCTCATCGGCTAGCCGGAACAACAGGCATGACGGGCCATTATGCTCATCTTCCCGATCGGCCAGATCGCCTGAAAAACGCCCGGAAGGTAAATCTGAGATATCACCCACCCTCTCTGCGATTTCAGGCAACAGGTTCAGGTTACCGCCATGTTCGACCACGCTAAGTCCCTGTTCCCAGGGAATGGCCACAATATACTGCTCGCCTTCGTGAGTTCGCGCCAGCATCAGCGGTTCATTACAATACATGCCGCGATCGTCAATACAGATATTCACAAACGCTTCAATCATGTAGCCAATGCTGCCCAGACTTTCCACTGGCTGGTGAATGATCACCTCGCACTCCGGTAAACCCAACCGCCGCAGGCCATGCGTGTGCAACCAGTAATGATCGTTTTCATCATCGTGAACGGCGTGGATCGCATACAGTGTATCTGCACGCGGCCGCGCCGGAAAACGCGCTTCAAACAGTAACCGCTCACGGGAAAACAACCTACCGCCTGCGCTGGCGTCCTGGGCCACCAGCAGGTCCGGCACCAGCAGTCCCACTATTTTGATCGCCTGCTGCCAGCTCAGGAAAACATCATTACTAAAACGGGTCGTGACCGAGATTCGCTGGCGATAACCTGCCATCTCAGAAAGTACCTCCGGTGCAACAGAACGTGCGCCAGGGACGTATTCCAGGGCGGAAGGATCGTGCTCACAGCTAAAGAGTGAAACGCGATAAAGATAAAGCTCACCGTCTGCGGTAAAGGTCAGGTGCAGTTCTTCTTTCTCTTCGTCAAGACGTGACAGCAGCTCCGGAAATAGCGTCTGTCCCTCCACACGCGCCTGCAGCGCTTCAAGGGTAACGGGTTGCGGCGGGGTCGCCACAAACTCGGAATCCGTTTTAAACAGACTGTTGTTCGCAGCGGCGAGATACGCTTGCTTGTTTGATTCCATAATTATGCATACCTGCTCAATGTTCAAAAGGTAGAGAACGCCGTACGGCTGCGCCTTTCACAGCTTTGCTGCGCGAGCTGTTGCTCGCTTACGCGATGCAACGCACTTGTCGGACAGGCTTCGACACACGCAGGCCCCGTTTCACGATGCCAGCACAAATCGCATTTTATCGCCTGTACCCGTGACGAACGGGCGACGACATTCATTGCCCCAAACGGGCAGGCCAGCATACAGCTTTTGCATCCAATACAACGAGTCTGTTCAACGAAGATATGCCCATGTTCACGACGAATGGCGTGCGTTGGACAGACATTTGCGCAGGGAGCATCTTCACATTGATGGCAGGCGACTGCCGTTGTAAAGGCATCGTCTTTGATGACCCGAATCCGCGGAATAAACGCAGAAGGAGAAACCGCCGCGCAGTCCTGATTTTGCTGGTGCGCGACGACGCAGGCAACTTCGCAGGTACGACACCCAATACATTTTGCCGCATCCGCCATAATAAACTCGTTCATAGCCCCTCCTTCTGCGTGAAAACCTCAGAGTGCCAGAGAGATTGCCCCTGTCGCTTTGATCGGACAGGGGAAACGGTTAAATAGTGTCAGGTGTCTGAACGACGCCTGGCATGCGCCTAATCGCGAACGGTAAAGCCTAGCTCATTTGAAATGGCCTGCGCGGTTTCCCGCAGCGGCTTGAGTAGATTCTTTTCCCCTACCTGCTTAAGCCGTGAGGTCGAGAGTGAAATTGACACCGCGTACGGTACCCGACCATGAATATCAAATACCGGCACGGCAATACAGGAAACCCCCAGCTCGTTCTCTTCCCGATCCATCGCCATACTGCTTTCGCGGATCTGCGCCAGTTCATCGTACATCGCCGGTAAACCGGTAATGGTGTTGCGGGTCAGCGGCTGAATCAGATCCTGATGGCTCTCCCAGTAGGACTCCACGTAATCCGCATGCCCAAACGCCATGTAAATTTTGCCCATCGCGGAGCAGTATAGCGGCATATGCTGACCGATATAGGCGCGGGTACGCAGCATGCCTGTCGTCGGCTCCAGCTTATAAATCAAAATAGCGTGGTCGTCTTCACGACTGGAGAAGTTGATTGTTTCTCCGGTGGCAATATTCAGTGCTTCGAGGTGCGGTGCGGCAACATGGATGATATTCAGTGACGACAGCGCCTTCTGGCCCACGGCGATAAATTTAGTGGTCAACCGATAACTACCCGCAGCGGGTGCAGGCGTGACATATCCGCAGGACTGCAGCCCTTGCAGTAGCCGATGCACGGTACTTTTGTTCAGCCCAGCCAGTTCAGACAAATGGGCCAGCGGACACCCATTCGGATAGTTGCTCAGGATCTCAATCAGCATCAAACCACGGAACAGGCTCTGACTTCCTGCAGGCCTCTCTTTATCTTGCGTCATTTCACTCTCTTTTGTGCCCATCGCTTCCGCTCCCCTTTTCGTCGCGCTCTGATGGTAGCGCAAAGTGTGTTTCAGTTCACGATCTGAACCGAAAAAACACAACTATTTGATTTTGATGATTTTAAAAAATAGACCACCCCGTTGATCTGTCAAAATTTGATCGCTATATTTGAAATCAGATTTCGCATAGTGAAATTTAGAGATAAAAAAGCGATCAAATTTAAACAAGGAAACAGGAATGAAAGTCACTTTTGAGCAGTTGAAAGATGCGTTCAATCGGGTACTGCTGGCACGCGGTATTGCCGTTGAAACCGCCGATGCCTGTGCCGAAATGTTTGCGCGTACCACCGAGTCCGGCGTTTATTCGCACGGCGTGAATCGTTTCCCCCGTTTCATTCAGCAACTGGATAACGGCGACATCATTCCTGATGCCAAACCGCAGCGCATTACCAGCCTGGGGGCGATTGAACAATGGGATGCCCAACGTTCGATCGGCAACCTGACGGCGAAAAAGATGATGGACAGAGCCATTGAGCTGGCTTCCGATCACGGTATTGGTCTGGTGGCGCTGCGTAATGCCAACCATTGGATGCGCGGCGGCAGCTATGGCTGGCAGGCGGCGGAGAAAGGGTACATTGGTATCTGCTGGACCAACTCAATTGCCGTAATGCCGCCGTGGGGTTCGAAAGAGTGCCGCATTGGTACTAACCCGCTGATTGTCGCAATCCCCTCCACGCCAATCACCATGGTTGATATGTCGATGTCGATGTTCTCCTACGGCATGCTGGAAGTGAATCGCCTGGCCGGTCGCGAGCTGCCGGTAGACGGTGGTTTTGACGATGAAGGCAATCTCACCAAAGAGCCGGGCGTTATCGAAAAAAATCGCCGCATTTTGCCAATGGGTTACTGGAAAGGTTCAGGCCTGTCGATTGTGCTGGATATGATTGCCACCCTGCTTTCTGACGGCTCCTCCGTGGCGGAAGTCACCCAGGATAATAGCGATGAATATGGCGTTTCACAGATTTTCATTGCCATTGAAGTGGATAAGCTGATTGATGGCGCCACCCGCGATGC
The Citrobacter arsenatis DNA segment above includes these coding regions:
- the yiaJ gene encoding IclR family transcriptional regulator YiaJ, encoding MGTKESEMTQDKERPAGSQSLFRGLMLIEILSNYPNGCPLAHLSELAGLNKSTVHRLLQGLQSCGYVTPAPAAGSYRLTTKFIAVGQKALSSLNIIHVAAPHLEALNIATGETINFSSREDDHAILIYKLEPTTGMLRTRAYIGQHMPLYCSAMGKIYMAFGHADYVESYWESHQDLIQPLTRNTITGLPAMYDELAQIRESSMAMDREENELGVSCIAVPVFDIHGRVPYAVSISLSTSRLKQVGEKNLLKPLRETAQAISNELGFTVRD
- a CDS encoding DUF4026 domain-containing protein; protein product: MESNKQAYLAAANNSLFKTDSEFVATPPQPVTLEALQARVEGQTLFPELLSRLDEEKEELHLTFTADGELYLYRVSLFSCEHDPSALEYVPGARSVAPEVLSEMAGYRQRISVTTRFSNDVFLSWQQAIKIVGLLVPDLLVAQDASAGGRLFSRERLLFEARFPARPRADTLYAIHAVHDDENDHYWLHTHGLRRLGLPECEVIIHQPVESLGSIGYMIEAFVNICIDDRGMYCNEPLMLARTHEGEQYIVAIPWEQGLSVVEHGGNLNLLPEIAERVGDISDLPSGRFSGDLADREDEHNGPSCLLFRLADERGGIGSVIDGGLGGDQVMFMKSIALSDSDAQKAQMRWPYFQHIFETQQNEISAPLVKIGVPYGDDDKREHMWFMLQNIADEQLTGVLTNQPYYVHHMQEGEQYTLPFTLLSDWRIYHPRGVFTPDNIFELISHSS
- a CDS encoding 4Fe-4S dicluster domain-containing protein: MNEFIMADAAKCIGCRTCEVACVVAHQQNQDCAAVSPSAFIPRIRVIKDDAFTTAVACHQCEDAPCANVCPTHAIRREHGHIFVEQTRCIGCKSCMLACPFGAMNVVARSSRVQAIKCDLCWHRETGPACVEACPTSALHRVSEQQLAQQSCERRSRTAFSTF
- the yiaK gene encoding 3-dehydro-L-gulonate 2-dehydrogenase, giving the protein MKVTFEQLKDAFNRVLLARGIAVETADACAEMFARTTESGVYSHGVNRFPRFIQQLDNGDIIPDAKPQRITSLGAIEQWDAQRSIGNLTAKKMMDRAIELASDHGIGLVALRNANHWMRGGSYGWQAAEKGYIGICWTNSIAVMPPWGSKECRIGTNPLIVAIPSTPITMVDMSMSMFSYGMLEVNRLAGRELPVDGGFDDEGNLTKEPGVIEKNRRILPMGYWKGSGLSIVLDMIATLLSDGSSVAEVTQDNSDEYGVSQIFIAIEVDKLIDGATRDAKLQRIMDFITTAERADENTPVRLPGHEFTKLLAENRQNGITIDDSVWAKIQAL